A section of the Herpetosiphonaceae bacterium genome encodes:
- a CDS encoding phosphoribosyltransferase, whose translation MINRPPFGDRVEAGQLLARALIHYANRPNAVVLALPRGGVPVGYEIARALALPLDVLIVRKLGVPGHEELAMGAIASGGVRVLYNEVIQDLGIADKAIEAVAARERRELERREHVYRDHRPVLEVHDRIVLLVDDGLATGTTMLAAIKALRARHPAGIVVGVPVAPPSTVSTIRREVDEIVCLLTPELFYGVGLWYADFHQVTDDEVRSLLDRAEHAQHNEVGGPGSGARSQ comes from the coding sequence ATGATCAACAGACCACCATTCGGCGATCGAGTCGAGGCTGGGCAACTGCTCGCGCGCGCGCTCATCCACTACGCCAACCGCCCGAATGCTGTCGTTCTGGCGCTGCCGCGCGGCGGTGTGCCGGTGGGCTATGAGATCGCCAGGGCGCTGGCACTGCCGCTGGATGTTCTGATCGTGCGCAAGCTGGGCGTGCCCGGCCACGAGGAGCTGGCGATGGGAGCGATTGCGTCGGGCGGCGTGCGCGTGCTCTACAACGAGGTCATTCAGGACCTTGGCATCGCCGACAAAGCGATCGAGGCTGTCGCCGCACGCGAGCGACGCGAGCTCGAGCGACGCGAACACGTCTATCGCGATCACCGGCCCGTGCTTGAGGTGCATGATCGGATTGTGCTGCTCGTCGACGACGGGCTGGCGACCGGAACGACGATGCTGGCGGCGATCAAGGCGTTACGCGCGCGCCATCCCGCCGGGATCGTGGTCGGCGTGCCGGTGGCGCCGCCGAGCACGGTCAGCACGATCCGTCGTGAAGTGGACGAGATCGTCTGTCTGCTGACGCCTGAGCTGTTCTACGGCGTCGGGCTGTGGTACGCCGATTTCCACCAGGTCACGGATGACGAGGTACGCAGCCTGCTGGATCGCGCTGAGCACGCGCAACACAACGAGGTCGGGGGGCCGGGATCGGGGGCCAGGAGTCAGTGA
- a CDS encoding alpha/beta family hydrolase: MEASAQQREVRVRADSVVLDGTLSIPDHPQGIVVFAHGSGSSRHSPRNRAVARTLQEAGLATLLFDLLTQDEEAIDRQTAKLRFDIGLLARRLVGATDWLGEQPATAMLRIGYFGSSTGAGAALVAAAERSSVVGAIVSRGGRPDLAGAALDLVQAPTLLVVGGADTPVIALNEAAARRLHAVRQLEIIPGATHLFEEPGALERVAQLAARWFSSYLRPADAEGDLLREAARGG; this comes from the coding sequence ATGGAGGCATCAGCGCAACAACGTGAAGTGCGGGTGCGCGCCGACTCGGTTGTGCTCGATGGTACGTTGAGTATTCCAGATCACCCTCAAGGGATCGTCGTGTTTGCGCACGGCAGCGGCAGCAGCCGCCACAGCCCGCGCAATCGGGCGGTCGCGCGGACGTTGCAGGAGGCAGGGCTCGCCACGCTGCTGTTCGATCTGCTCACGCAGGACGAAGAGGCGATCGATCGGCAGACCGCGAAGCTGCGCTTCGACATTGGCCTGCTGGCGCGTCGGCTCGTCGGGGCAACCGACTGGCTTGGCGAGCAGCCAGCCACCGCCATGCTGCGGATCGGCTACTTTGGCTCAAGCACCGGCGCGGGCGCGGCGCTGGTCGCCGCAGCCGAGCGCTCATCCGTGGTCGGCGCGATCGTCTCGCGGGGTGGTCGTCCGGATCTGGCAGGCGCGGCGCTCGATCTGGTCCAAGCGCCGACGCTGCTGGTCGTCGGCGGGGCGGATACACCGGTGATCGCGCTCAACGAAGCGGCAGCGAGACGGCTCCACGCCGTCAGGCAGCTTGAGATCATCCCCGGCGCGACCCATCTCTTCGAGGAGCCGGGCGCGCTGGAGCGCGTCGCGCAGCTCGCGGCCCGCTGGTTTAGCAGCTACCTGCGACCGGCTGATGCGGAGGGCGATCTGCTCCGCGAGGCGGCTCGTGGGGGGTGA
- a CDS encoding universal stress protein yields the protein MTDAFCEAGATLLVALDGSPAAATALPIALALAAQLRATLEILHVVPAAQAAAAARATQPTITRWGEIKLRLEVGDPVTQILLAIADPKVVLVILTTHGRVIEPGRSLGRVAEAVVAATTRPIVLVRPEAATYFLMNGGMIHRLLLPLDGTPTTTSLLLPATGLAQQLGASIDLLYVASADAAPPDEPGSLGVPAYIDQPQHEWPAWADEMRARLCAICDNCPADVPIQVFLAEGEIGEEIAQFAAERHVDAVVLVRRSHFEAGHAHVLRSVLNLTPCPLLLIGSDGEDRRSDGWERAARPAQTSVQDRER from the coding sequence ATGACAGACGCTTTTTGCGAAGCCGGTGCGACGCTCCTTGTCGCCCTGGATGGCTCGCCCGCCGCAGCGACGGCCCTGCCGATAGCCCTCGCTCTGGCGGCGCAGCTTCGGGCCACGCTTGAGATCTTGCACGTGGTTCCCGCGGCGCAGGCCGCTGCCGCTGCGCGGGCCACGCAGCCCACGATCACGCGCTGGGGCGAAATCAAGCTGCGGCTGGAGGTCGGCGATCCGGTCACGCAGATTTTGCTCGCCATCGCCGATCCCAAGGTTGTGCTCGTGATCCTGACAACGCACGGGCGGGTGATTGAGCCGGGGCGCAGCCTGGGACGAGTGGCGGAGGCCGTCGTCGCTGCCACGACCCGTCCAATCGTGCTGGTACGCCCGGAGGCGGCTACCTACTTCCTCATGAATGGCGGGATGATCCACCGTCTGCTGCTGCCGCTCGACGGCACGCCGACGACCACATCGCTGCTGCTGCCTGCGACGGGATTGGCGCAACAGCTTGGCGCAAGCATCGATCTGCTGTATGTTGCCAGCGCCGATGCCGCGCCCCCAGATGAGCCGGGCAGCCTGGGCGTGCCAGCGTATATCGATCAGCCGCAGCATGAGTGGCCCGCCTGGGCAGATGAGATGCGCGCACGGCTTTGTGCGATCTGTGACAACTGTCCGGCGGACGTGCCCATCCAGGTATTTCTGGCGGAGGGCGAGATTGGTGAGGAGATCGCGCAGTTTGCCGCCGAGCGCCATGTCGATGCGGTTGTGCTCGTGCGCCGCAGCCATTTCGAGGCCGGGCATGCCCATGTGCTGCGCTCGGTGCTGAACCTCACGCCCTGCCCGCTGCTGCTCATCGGCAGTGACGGGGAAGATCGTCGATCAGACGGATGGGAGCGGGCAGCTCGCCCAGCTCAGACCAGCGTCCAGGATCGAGAAAGATGA
- a CDS encoding GerMN domain-containing protein gives MNTRYRSFRVLIAGIIAAAFLPLAATPLAARPTADVAEPFRDYYNRHQGIRVLGYPLTDLVEVDGYAAQYFEKGRIEDHRWETTDPNWAFLYGRLTADLMERAPNSSANTTNMTYGDLRRANDPRLRHAPPAGFKGGVASVHDGMFVPYDSQLRAAPGYHVAPYFWAYINRSDLFPGGWLHDIGLPMTDPFTAETVKQGQRRTIFMQAFERTVLSYDMRNPAGWQVERGNIGTDMVRTLTTFGAVEVPTTGARATLPLHMLIRGGQPNERVTATLRWRDGTELSQAYTLLRGEDGRGLLIDSLNWMGSGPPPQPRTQTATLEIRSQTGDLLARQTLTILSASDPDTQVIDLYWVLGDNLQAMPRRIPKTVRVGSAALEELLWGPGPPNFAGFETGLPTPRQVLTYPGRTSSWGPRVTLRKLTIVDGVATADFSREMAAYGGGSTRVMFIRQQITRTLMQFPSVREVRIAIEGQTEAVLEP, from the coding sequence ATGAACACACGCTATCGAAGCTTCCGCGTGCTGATCGCCGGTATCATCGCGGCAGCTTTCTTACCACTCGCTGCAACGCCGCTCGCGGCCAGGCCAACTGCCGACGTCGCCGAGCCGTTCCGCGACTACTACAACCGGCACCAGGGCATCCGCGTGCTGGGCTATCCGCTCACCGATCTGGTTGAGGTCGACGGCTATGCCGCGCAGTACTTCGAGAAGGGCCGGATCGAAGATCATCGCTGGGAGACGACCGATCCCAACTGGGCGTTTTTGTACGGGCGTCTGACCGCCGACTTGATGGAGCGCGCGCCGAACAGCTCGGCCAATACGACGAATATGACCTACGGCGATCTGCGGCGCGCAAACGATCCGCGTCTGCGCCACGCGCCGCCGGCCGGCTTCAAAGGCGGTGTCGCCTCGGTCCATGACGGTATGTTCGTGCCGTACGATTCGCAACTGCGCGCGGCTCCCGGCTATCATGTCGCGCCGTACTTCTGGGCCTACATCAACCGCAGCGATCTCTTCCCCGGCGGCTGGCTCCACGACATCGGCCTGCCGATGACCGATCCGTTCACCGCAGAGACGGTCAAGCAGGGCCAGCGTCGGACCATCTTTATGCAGGCGTTCGAGCGCACGGTCCTGTCCTACGACATGCGTAATCCGGCGGGCTGGCAGGTCGAGCGCGGCAACATCGGCACCGATATGGTGCGGACGCTCACAACCTTTGGCGCGGTTGAGGTTCCCACGACTGGCGCGCGAGCGACGCTGCCGCTGCACATGCTGATTCGTGGCGGACAGCCCAATGAGCGCGTCACGGCGACGCTGCGCTGGCGTGATGGCACGGAGCTATCGCAAGCCTATACGCTGCTGCGCGGCGAAGATGGTCGCGGCCTGCTGATCGATAGCCTCAACTGGATGGGCTCCGGCCCGCCGCCACAGCCACGCACGCAGACGGCAACGCTGGAGATCCGCAGCCAGACCGGCGATCTGCTGGCCCGGCAAACGCTGACGATCCTGAGCGCCAGCGATCCTGATACGCAGGTGATCGATCTCTACTGGGTGCTGGGCGATAACCTGCAAGCGATGCCGCGCCGTATCCCGAAGACCGTCCGCGTCGGCTCGGCGGCGCTGGAAGAGCTGCTGTGGGGGCCTGGGCCGCCCAACTTCGCCGGGTTCGAGACGGGGCTGCCAACGCCGCGGCAGGTGTTGACGTACCCAGGCCGCACGTCGAGCTGGGGGCCGCGCGTCACGCTCCGCAAGCTGACGATCGTGGATGGCGTGGCGACGGCGGATTTCTCGCGTGAGATGGCGGCGTATGGCGGCGGCTCGACGCGCGTGATGTTTATCCGCCAGCAGATTACCCGCACGCTGATGCAATTCCCAAGCGTGCGTGAGGTCCGCATCGCGATTGAGGGGCAGACGGAGGCGGTGCTCGAACCCTGA
- a CDS encoding carboxypeptidase regulatory-like domain-containing protein has product MLSVSLPLIAFAGPSVASEAKIEPSVYTQLAANQESTVWIILHGKANLEPAFAIKNWEARGQFVYNRLQAMANASQAGVRGLLQSRGAKHRPFFIVNAIEATADAATIKEVSRLPEVEKIVADRPYQIPEPTPGRQYPAVNGVEWNIDRIRAPEVWSTFGVRGESIVVASIDTGVQFDHPALVNQYRGRQPDGSFDHNYNWFDPSNICGVPSTVPCDNESHGTHTMGTMVGDDGTNQIGVAPGATWITAKGCETNGCSLGALMASMQWMLAPTDLNGNNPRPDLRPNIVNNSWGDGPGDSTFRDVVQAWVAAGIFPAFSIGNAGPGCRTAGSPGDYPESYAAGAFDIGNNIAWFSSRGPSAFGGVKPNVAAPGVDVRSSVPGNGYGSNSGTSMASPHVAAAVALMWSAAPSLIGDVAATRELLDQTAIDVQDTSCDGSYPGPADAGNANNVWGEGRLDAFAAVDLSPRGPMGMLQGTVVDASTQAPIVGASVQMSGPASRHTTTDANGFYSMRLPVGVYDVSIAAFGYLPQTVSGVSISQDATTTQNFALTSAPRYTVSGYVRDFHNAPVANTTLTILGVPIPPATTDADGFYSFANVPAGTYDVQAVGQGCNDSLTQSLVVSGDVTLDFALRQRVDAFGYSCEAVPFSFIDANTVVPLYGDDSATTVALPFPFIFYGQIYNYAYVSTNGFLNFQRLDSNLGNVSIPNPYSPNAAIYPFWDDLYVDEASSVRSELLGTAPNRRFVIEWRDVAFCCVSQERVRFEVVLYENGRILMQYTSIDAEQREQGNSATMGIEDENGWVGLQYSFDQPTLREDTAVLYRLPPSGFVRGYVTDNNDHQPMPSAFVQAIKDGSQVQATWADDQGFYQLQLPVGTYTVEASQYNYTAESAQLTVAEDRFVQQDFALRTARVEVSRSELEFIMPPNQTRTIALTLRNTGTESTPWWLYEDYDVPWLSEEPMNGDLAAGATQIVHVTANSSGMQPGWSNYAYLYVGSNSGRMNWITIPVRLIVPRYRVAVNTGGNAYTDQATDPWAADQAYTAGSYGYFNRSSTVNTRSSIAGTDDDALYQDARRGQVEYRFDGLPQGTYQVELRFAEIQGLRPGQRVFDVAMEDKAVLTGFDIRSKVPGLTADDRSFFVTVTDGQLNIRFLTRRGFGEPIINAIRVTDRPDR; this is encoded by the coding sequence ATGTTATCGGTTAGCTTGCCCCTGATCGCCTTCGCGGGTCCATCTGTGGCCTCAGAGGCGAAGATCGAACCGAGCGTCTACACCCAGCTTGCGGCCAACCAGGAGTCCACCGTCTGGATTATCCTGCATGGTAAGGCGAACCTGGAGCCAGCCTTTGCGATCAAGAACTGGGAGGCGCGCGGTCAGTTTGTTTACAATCGGCTCCAGGCAATGGCGAATGCAAGCCAGGCGGGTGTCCGTGGGCTGCTCCAAAGCCGTGGTGCTAAGCACCGACCGTTCTTCATCGTCAATGCCATCGAGGCGACTGCCGATGCAGCGACGATCAAGGAGGTGTCCAGGCTGCCTGAGGTCGAAAAGATCGTGGCTGATCGCCCGTACCAGATACCAGAGCCGACACCCGGCAGACAGTATCCGGCGGTCAACGGCGTCGAGTGGAATATCGATCGCATCCGCGCCCCTGAGGTCTGGTCGACCTTCGGCGTGCGCGGCGAGAGCATCGTTGTCGCCAGCATCGATACGGGCGTGCAGTTCGACCACCCGGCGCTGGTGAACCAGTATCGTGGTCGGCAGCCTGACGGCAGCTTCGACCATAACTACAACTGGTTTGACCCGTCCAACATCTGCGGCGTCCCGTCGACGGTTCCCTGCGATAACGAAAGCCATGGGACGCATACGATGGGCACGATGGTCGGCGATGACGGCACGAACCAGATCGGCGTGGCACCCGGCGCGACCTGGATTACGGCCAAAGGCTGCGAGACGAATGGCTGCTCGCTCGGTGCGCTGATGGCCTCGATGCAGTGGATGCTCGCGCCTACCGACCTGAACGGCAATAATCCACGGCCCGATCTGCGGCCCAACATCGTGAATAACTCGTGGGGAGATGGCCCAGGAGACTCGACCTTCCGCGATGTCGTGCAGGCGTGGGTTGCCGCCGGTATCTTCCCGGCCTTTTCGATCGGCAATGCCGGACCAGGCTGCCGCACAGCGGGCTCTCCCGGCGATTATCCTGAGAGCTACGCGGCAGGTGCCTTCGATATTGGCAACAACATCGCCTGGTTCTCCAGCCGTGGGCCTTCGGCCTTTGGCGGCGTGAAGCCGAATGTTGCTGCACCCGGCGTTGATGTGCGCAGCTCCGTACCGGGCAATGGCTATGGGTCGAACAGCGGCACGTCGATGGCCTCACCGCACGTCGCCGCCGCCGTGGCGCTGATGTGGTCGGCGGCTCCGTCGCTGATCGGCGATGTGGCGGCCACACGCGAGCTACTGGATCAAACGGCGATCGATGTGCAGGATACGAGCTGTGACGGCTCCTATCCTGGGCCTGCCGACGCGGGCAACGCCAACAACGTCTGGGGCGAGGGTCGCCTCGACGCCTTCGCCGCCGTCGATCTGTCACCGCGTGGCCCGATGGGTATGCTTCAGGGCACCGTCGTCGATGCCAGCACCCAGGCGCCGATCGTCGGCGCGAGCGTCCAGATGAGCGGCCCTGCCAGCCGCCACACGACCACCGACGCCAACGGCTTCTACAGCATGCGGCTGCCGGTCGGAGTCTATGATGTCAGCATCGCTGCCTTCGGGTACCTGCCGCAGACCGTGAGCGGCGTGAGTATCAGCCAGGATGCAACGACGACCCAGAACTTCGCGCTGACTTCCGCTCCGAGGTATACGGTGTCCGGCTACGTGCGAGACTTCCATAATGCTCCGGTTGCCAATACGACGCTGACGATACTCGGAGTGCCGATCCCGCCGGCGACCACCGACGCCGACGGCTTCTACAGCTTTGCCAATGTTCCCGCAGGGACCTATGATGTTCAGGCTGTTGGTCAGGGCTGTAACGACTCGCTCACGCAATCGCTGGTGGTGAGTGGCGACGTGACGCTCGACTTTGCGCTGCGGCAGCGCGTGGACGCCTTTGGCTACTCGTGCGAGGCAGTTCCGTTCAGCTTCATCGACGCCAACACGGTCGTGCCGCTCTACGGCGACGACAGCGCGACCACGGTCGCGCTTCCGTTCCCATTCATCTTCTACGGACAGATCTACAACTACGCCTATGTCAGCACCAACGGCTTCCTGAACTTCCAGAGGCTCGACTCGAATCTCGGCAACGTGTCGATCCCCAACCCGTATTCTCCCAACGCCGCGATCTACCCGTTCTGGGATGATCTGTACGTGGATGAGGCGTCCAGCGTGCGGTCTGAGCTGCTGGGCACCGCGCCGAATCGCCGCTTCGTGATCGAATGGCGCGACGTTGCCTTCTGCTGCGTGAGCCAGGAGCGGGTGCGCTTCGAGGTCGTGCTCTATGAGAATGGTCGCATCCTGATGCAGTACACCTCGATCGACGCCGAACAGCGCGAGCAGGGCAACTCCGCGACCATGGGCATCGAGGACGAGAACGGGTGGGTCGGCCTCCAGTACTCCTTCGATCAGCCCACGCTGCGCGAGGACACGGCGGTGCTGTACCGCTTGCCGCCGTCCGGCTTCGTGCGCGGCTACGTCACCGACAACAACGACCACCAGCCGATGCCATCGGCGTTCGTGCAGGCGATCAAGGACGGAAGCCAGGTCCAGGCAACATGGGCCGACGATCAGGGCTTCTACCAGTTGCAGCTTCCGGTCGGAACCTACACCGTGGAGGCGTCCCAGTACAACTACACCGCCGAGTCGGCGCAGCTCACGGTTGCCGAGGATCGGTTTGTGCAGCAAGACTTTGCCCTGCGTACCGCTCGCGTGGAGGTCAGCCGGTCTGAGCTTGAGTTCATCATGCCGCCAAATCAGACCCGCACGATAGCGCTGACGCTGCGGAATACGGGAACCGAGTCTACGCCGTGGTGGCTCTACGAAGACTACGATGTACCATGGCTCTCGGAGGAGCCGATGAACGGCGATCTGGCGGCGGGAGCGACGCAGATCGTCCACGTCACGGCTAATTCGAGCGGCATGCAGCCCGGATGGTCCAACTACGCCTACCTCTATGTGGGTAGCAACAGCGGACGGATGAACTGGATCACGATCCCCGTGCGGCTGATTGTGCCGCGCTACCGCGTGGCGGTGAATACCGGCGGCAATGCCTACACCGATCAAGCTACCGATCCCTGGGCAGCCGATCAGGCATACACGGCTGGCAGCTACGGCTACTTCAACCGGTCGAGCACCGTCAACACACGTTCGAGCATCGCGGGAACCGACGATGACGCGCTCTACCAGGATGCGCGCCGTGGTCAGGTTGAGTATCGCTTCGACGGGCTGCCGCAAGGCACGTATCAGGTCGAGCTACGCTTCGCCGAGATCCAGGGCTTGCGTCCCGGTCAGCGGGTCTTTGATGTTGCCATGGAGGACAAGGCGGTGCTGACGGGCTTTGACATCAGGAGCAAGGTGCCGGGCCTGACGGCTGACGACCGCAGCTTCTTCGTGACCGTCACCGATGGACAGCTCAACATCCGCTTCCTGACGCGGCGTGGCTTTGGCGAGCCGATCATCAACGCGATCCGCGTGACCGATCGACCGGATCGCTAA
- a CDS encoding putative PEP-binding protein, giving the protein MMSIFSPISIVSGGIGARAELIQTAHRAGRKIGICGQAPSDYPEFAAFLVEQGIDSIRLSPNAVVRTRLRILEVERALVV; this is encoded by the coding sequence ATGATGTCTATCTTCTCACCGATCTCCATCGTCTCCGGCGGCATTGGCGCAAGGGCCGAGCTGATCCAGACGGCACATCGCGCCGGACGCAAGATCGGCATCTGCGGGCAAGCGCCGTCCGACTACCCGGAGTTTGCGGCGTTCCTGGTGGAGCAGGGCATCGACTCGATCAGACTGAGCCCCAATGCCGTAGTTCGCACCCGGCTACGAATCCTTGAGGTCGAGCGCGCCCTGGTTGTGTGA